In a single window of the Deltaproteobacteria bacterium HGW-Deltaproteobacteria-6 genome:
- a CDS encoding molybdenum-binding protein produces MEIKYKVWIEKNGKVVFGKGRDDILKAVDEQRSLNAAAKKLEMSYRAAWGRLKASEERMGMKLVDIGVHDKSMQLTAQARAIIDRFEKLEKDVEKLLHTADQDFQKLTHQNGK; encoded by the coding sequence ATGGAAATCAAGTACAAGGTCTGGATTGAAAAAAACGGAAAAGTGGTCTTCGGCAAGGGACGAGACGATATCCTAAAAGCCGTCGATGAGCAGCGCAGCCTCAACGCCGCAGCAAAAAAACTGGAGATGTCCTACCGGGCCGCCTGGGGAAGATTAAAAGCCTCGGAAGAACGAATGGGTATGAAACTCGTGGACATTGGCGTGCACGATAAATCCATGCAGCTTACAGCGCAGGCAAGAGCAATCATCGATCGCTTTGAAAAACTTGAAAAAGACGTGGAAAAACTTCTACATACCGCAGATCAAGACTTTCAGAAATTAACCCACCAGAACGGGAAATAA
- a CDS encoding peroxiredoxin, with product MNKRFLVTIFLVVSFASNAFALSDAYKGNIYQVGKLKPVDSILKVKVGQLAPDFTLKAVSGREVSLKDYIGKKNVVLSFVPAAWTPVCSDQWPGYNIVQELFEENNAVLLGITVDNIPTLYSWTNQMGRLWFDVLSDFWPHGAVASRYGILRSDGTAERAIIIIDKKGIIRYIDVHDINERPPLESIIRQLEKLQ from the coding sequence ATGAACAAGCGATTTCTTGTCACGATATTTCTTGTTGTTTCTTTTGCATCAAATGCTTTTGCTCTGTCCGATGCCTATAAGGGCAATATCTATCAGGTCGGTAAGCTCAAACCGGTGGATAGTATTTTAAAGGTGAAAGTAGGACAGCTCGCGCCGGATTTCACGCTCAAAGCAGTCAGCGGAAGAGAAGTTTCTCTCAAAGATTATATCGGCAAAAAGAATGTTGTGCTTTCCTTTGTGCCTGCCGCCTGGACGCCGGTTTGTTCCGACCAGTGGCCCGGCTATAATATTGTTCAGGAATTGTTTGAAGAAAATAATGCCGTGCTGCTGGGGATTACTGTGGACAATATTCCAACATTATATTCCTGGACCAATCAGATGGGCAGGCTGTGGTTTGATGTCCTGTCCGATTTCTGGCCGCACGGTGCCGTTGCTTCACGGTATGGCATTTTGCGTTCCGACGGTACGGCGGAACGGGCAATTATCATCATCGATAAAAAAGGAATAATTCGCTATATTGATGTTCACGATATTAACGAACGTCCTCCGTTAGAAAGCATTATTCGCCAGCTTGAGAAATTGCAATAG
- a CDS encoding redoxin: MKKRLAFIITITLLITCVAVLAASNVPPQVGSTLPDMKLLKPSDSAELKYLGLSGSGTFSPNQVKAQVLIIQIFSMYCPYCQKDAPNVNRFYDLMENNPKLKGKIKIIGIGAGNSQFEVNTFKKKYKVEFPLVPDADFSIHKIVGEVRTPYFIAVKLNGSKKPEVVYSRLGAHENIEAFLAEVIKLGNVK; the protein is encoded by the coding sequence ATGAAAAAGAGATTAGCTTTCATTATAACCATCACGCTTCTTATAACATGCGTGGCCGTGCTGGCCGCTTCCAATGTGCCCCCGCAGGTGGGTAGTACGCTGCCCGATATGAAGCTTTTGAAACCTTCCGATTCTGCGGAACTCAAATATCTGGGCCTTTCCGGGTCCGGAACATTTTCGCCGAATCAGGTTAAGGCGCAGGTGCTGATTATCCAGATTTTCAGCATGTATTGTCCTTACTGCCAGAAGGATGCACCCAATGTTAACCGGTTCTATGACCTAATGGAAAATAATCCCAAACTCAAGGGTAAAATAAAAATTATCGGTATTGGCGCCGGAAATTCCCAGTTTGAAGTGAATACTTTTAAAAAGAAGTATAAGGTGGAGTTTCCGCTGGTTCCTGATGCGGATTTTTCGATTCATAAAATCGTCGGCGAAGTCCGCACACCTTATTTTATCGCTGTGAAGTTAAATGGTTCAAAAAAACCGGAAGTAGTTTATTCCAGACTGGGCGCGCATGAAAATATCGAAGCGTTTCTGGCTGAAGTCATCAAACTGGGGAACGTCAAATAG